One genomic region from Sorangium aterium encodes:
- a CDS encoding non-ribosomal peptide synthetase produces the protein MHDEVASSDLRDTVASVLGVVAEAVREDSNLIELGMDSITMMRLAGRWRRQGIEVDFAELAANPRVSAWKALIGERSCTKGERDERSPAATTIDEAAPFELALMQHAYWVGREQGQQLGGVAAHFYNEFDGEGVDPARLESAVRALLGRHGMLRVQILSDGRQQILPDSRGRGLKVHDLRALSAEAAQEALAELRRTLSHRTLDLAAGEVFELQISLLPDAIRAGGTRLHVNLDMVAADALSLRVLLADLAHLYAGSQPLPPINTSYPRYLAEREASRASVKGQRSRTADRAYWQARLSDLPAAPELPAAPYHVNVGATTVVRRHRWLAPEQVRAFTSLAARHGLTPAMAMAAVFAETLTAWSAEPRFLMNLPMFDREPLHPDVGMLVGDFTSSVLLAWDGAAPGTFAERAQRLQAQFHADAEHVGYSGVEVLRDLSRLRGEQVLAPVVYTSALGLGELFPEVVKQLFGRASWIISQGPQVWLDAQVTELDGGLLVNLDAREDAFAPGVLDAMFDAHGRLLERLLSYEEAWRQPVPALLPAEQLKVRVAANATRTAVSGKRLHDGFFELAKRQPEAPALLWGADGRISYGELRQRALRVAGYLRERGVSAGDVVAIQLPKGPSQIVAVLGVLAAGGTYLPISVDQPALRRQRILDAAGAALVLDNVPEGQASLAEPLAGEDSDLAYILFTSGSTGEPKGVEITHAAAMNTIDDLNQRLSLGTADRTLALSALEFDLSVYDIFAPLSVGGAVVCVEEWARRDAAVWVELLRSHRVTVLNCVPALLDVTLAAAGDGPGPLALRAVLLGGDWVTLDLPGRLAQRAPRCRFIALGGTTETAIHSTICEVTEVPPHWKSVPYGKPLGNVQLRVVDPLGRDCPDFVPGELWIGGAGVARGYRGDREKTANKFLQVDGTRWYRTGDRARYWADGSVEFLGRADFQVKLRGHRIELGEIEAAVGAYSGVSQAVAVLGERGLYVAITSDDPRIEVPEAGEIIDLRQPPPELADLREFLVSRLPAVMVPDHLWRCRSLPLTPNGKIDRKALQRTVNTMALQAKATVTAPVGEVERRVAEVWAELLKVPEVGREDNFFAAGGDSLLATRLVRRLREVGLDGVKLADLFAHPTLAEFAVTLSLGAGAPALPTLVADPENRHQPFPPTEVQRAYWLGRDESFTLGGVACQFYREYDVVDLDVPRLEAAVNVLVRRHEMLRAVFDDQGQQRILADVPRFTIEVVDGGEDPAQAYEELRRDCSHRVFDPTRWPLFGMRAVRSGDRTRLGISLDNLILDALSILTFYSELTALYEAPDAALPPIGLSFRDYVLTCTPGPEALAAARAYWAKKLPELPPAPQLPLARDPAEVGRPRFTRHEGSVDASRWRRIVERAGEHGVTPSTVLLTAFAEVLSRWCSRPDLTLNLTLFDRREVHPDIHTVMGDFTSLTLIGYRPAAGESWVTRARRVQKELGDALDHRDVSSISLVRELGRLSGAPSLTMPVVFTSALGVPGGTAAPASGPFRKQVWGLTQTPQVWLDHQVIEAEGGIALNWDVVEDLFPAGLIATMFDAYLRELSWLSSSEWHLPVPDLMPEPQRRVRALVNATSGESPRRSLHRAFFDLAREQPQRIALRWGEADVMSYGELASRALRLSAALAQHGVATGDVVAVNLPKGPDQIAAVLGVLAAGAAYLPVGVDQPDARRDRMLGQAGVRVAVTGSEPRCWPEGVRPCMFGQAMASAPAPSPAAIDAEQLAYIIFTSGSTGEPKGVEITHRAALNTVLDINQRFGVGAEDRVLAVSALDFDLSVYDIFGLLSAGGSLVLIEEESRRDARRWHELVCRHEVTIWNSVPTLLDMLLIVGSAAEPPGAIRLALVSGDWIRTDLPGRLAAQRPGCRFIALGGATEASIWSNFFEVDVVQPSWRSIPYGYPLRNQLFRVVDAHGRDCPDWVPGELWIGGLGVARGYCAAPDLTARKFVGEGARWYRTGDVGRYWPDGALEFLGRTDTQVKIRGHRIELGEVEAALRSHPGVRDAVAVAASGRLAAAVVPAAVEEARGAMVDGLNGRRPDAAAALSAEQLRDHVTMTLPLHMVPERILVLAELPLSANGKVNHAEIIRRISAEAEPDAREVEPPQGEWEHAVAALWSELLAVGNVGRHQSFFQLGGDSLLATRFIEAVNQRHAIMLPLRRLFNGPTLREVAAALAAEQEARQEIEEGVL, from the coding sequence ATGCACGACGAAGTCGCCTCTTCGGATCTGAGGGATACGGTCGCGAGCGTGCTCGGCGTGGTGGCCGAGGCGGTCCGTGAAGACAGCAACCTGATCGAGCTCGGGATGGACTCGATCACGATGATGCGCCTCGCCGGCAGGTGGCGGCGGCAAGGCATCGAGGTCGACTTCGCCGAGCTCGCGGCGAACCCGCGGGTGTCCGCCTGGAAGGCGCTGATAGGAGAGCGAAGCTGTACCAAGGGCGAACGCGACGAGCGTTCGCCCGCCGCGACCACCATCGACGAGGCGGCGCCCTTCGAGCTCGCGCTGATGCAGCACGCGTACTGGGTCGGACGCGAGCAAGGCCAGCAGCTGGGCGGCGTCGCCGCGCATTTCTACAACGAGTTCGATGGCGAGGGGGTCGACCCCGCGCGGCTGGAATCCGCCGTACGAGCCCTGCTCGGGCGGCACGGCATGTTGCGCGTGCAGATCCTGAGCGACGGCCGGCAGCAGATCCTGCCCGACAGCCGCGGGCGTGGGCTGAAGGTCCACGATCTGCGCGCCCTGTCGGCCGAAGCGGCGCAAGAGGCGCTCGCCGAGCTGCGCCGGACGCTGTCGCATCGGACGCTGGACCTGGCTGCCGGCGAGGTGTTCGAACTCCAGATCTCGCTCCTGCCAGACGCGATCCGCGCGGGCGGCACGCGCCTGCATGTGAACCTGGACATGGTGGCCGCCGACGCGCTCAGCCTGCGGGTGCTGCTGGCCGACCTGGCGCACCTCTACGCCGGATCGCAGCCGCTGCCTCCGATCAACACCAGCTATCCGCGCTACCTGGCGGAGCGCGAGGCCAGCCGCGCGAGCGTCAAGGGCCAGCGGTCGCGGACCGCCGACCGAGCGTACTGGCAAGCTCGCTTGAGCGACCTCCCCGCGGCGCCCGAGCTGCCCGCCGCGCCCTACCACGTGAACGTGGGCGCCACGACGGTGGTGCGGCGTCATCGCTGGCTCGCTCCGGAGCAGGTGCGCGCCTTCACGTCTCTGGCGGCGCGCCACGGCCTCACGCCGGCCATGGCGATGGCGGCGGTGTTCGCGGAGACGCTGACCGCCTGGAGCGCGGAGCCGCGGTTCTTGATGAACCTGCCGATGTTCGACCGCGAGCCCTTGCACCCCGACGTCGGGATGCTGGTGGGCGACTTCACCTCCTCGGTGCTCCTGGCCTGGGACGGCGCGGCGCCCGGCACCTTCGCTGAACGCGCGCAGCGCCTGCAGGCCCAGTTCCATGCAGACGCCGAGCACGTGGGGTATTCGGGCGTCGAGGTGCTGCGCGACCTCTCTCGGCTGCGAGGCGAGCAGGTGCTGGCGCCTGTCGTGTACACGAGCGCGCTCGGCCTGGGCGAGCTGTTTCCGGAGGTGGTGAAGCAGCTCTTCGGGAGGGCGTCCTGGATCATCTCCCAGGGGCCGCAGGTGTGGCTGGACGCGCAGGTCACGGAGCTCGACGGCGGCTTGCTGGTCAACCTGGATGCGCGTGAAGATGCGTTTGCACCAGGCGTGCTGGACGCGATGTTCGACGCGCACGGCCGCCTTCTGGAGCGCCTGCTGTCGTATGAGGAAGCCTGGCGGCAGCCCGTGCCTGCGCTGCTCCCGGCAGAGCAGCTGAAGGTGCGCGTCGCCGCGAACGCCACCAGGACGGCCGTCTCGGGCAAGCGCCTGCACGACGGCTTCTTCGAGCTCGCGAAGCGACAGCCAGAGGCGCCTGCTCTCCTGTGGGGAGCCGACGGCAGGATCTCGTACGGGGAGCTCCGGCAGCGCGCGCTGCGCGTGGCGGGCTACCTGCGCGAGCGCGGCGTGAGCGCAGGCGACGTGGTGGCGATCCAGCTGCCCAAGGGGCCGAGCCAGATCGTCGCCGTGCTGGGCGTGCTGGCCGCCGGCGGCACGTACCTGCCGATCAGCGTGGATCAACCCGCGCTGCGCCGTCAGCGCATCCTCGACGCTGCCGGCGCCGCCCTCGTCCTCGATAACGTCCCGGAGGGGCAGGCGTCGCTGGCGGAGCCGCTGGCCGGCGAGGACTCGGATCTCGCGTACATCCTGTTCACCTCGGGTTCGACGGGCGAGCCGAAAGGCGTGGAGATCACCCACGCCGCAGCGATGAACACCATCGATGATCTGAACCAGCGCCTCTCGCTGGGCACGGCCGACCGGACGCTCGCGCTGTCCGCGCTCGAGTTCGATCTGTCGGTGTACGACATCTTCGCGCCGCTGTCGGTCGGCGGCGCCGTGGTCTGCGTCGAGGAGTGGGCGCGTCGCGACGCAGCGGTCTGGGTCGAATTGCTGCGCAGCCATCGCGTGACCGTCCTCAACTGCGTGCCGGCCCTGCTCGATGTGACGCTCGCTGCCGCCGGCGACGGCCCCGGTCCGCTGGCGCTCCGCGCGGTGCTCCTGGGCGGCGACTGGGTGACCCTCGATCTGCCGGGGCGCCTTGCGCAGCGCGCTCCGCGCTGCCGCTTCATCGCGCTGGGCGGCACCACCGAGACCGCGATCCACTCCACGATCTGCGAGGTCACCGAGGTGCCTCCGCACTGGAAGTCGGTGCCGTATGGAAAGCCCCTTGGCAACGTGCAGCTGCGCGTCGTCGATCCCCTGGGGCGCGACTGTCCCGACTTTGTCCCGGGCGAGCTGTGGATCGGCGGCGCCGGCGTGGCCCGCGGCTACCGTGGCGACCGAGAGAAGACGGCGAACAAGTTTCTCCAGGTGGACGGGACGCGCTGGTACCGCACCGGCGACCGCGCCCGTTACTGGGCCGACGGCAGCGTGGAGTTCCTCGGGCGCGCCGACTTCCAGGTGAAGCTGCGCGGGCACCGCATCGAGCTCGGCGAGATCGAGGCCGCGGTCGGAGCTTACTCCGGCGTCAGCCAGGCCGTTGCCGTGCTGGGCGAACGTGGGCTCTATGTGGCCATCACCTCGGATGATCCGAGGATCGAAGTGCCTGAGGCAGGCGAGATCATCGATCTGCGCCAACCGCCGCCGGAGCTCGCGGATCTGCGTGAGTTCCTTGTGAGCCGCCTGCCCGCCGTGATGGTGCCGGATCACCTGTGGCGCTGCAGGAGCTTGCCGCTCACGCCCAATGGCAAGATCGATCGCAAAGCCTTGCAGCGAACGGTGAACACCATGGCCCTTCAGGCCAAGGCGACCGTGACCGCTCCGGTGGGCGAGGTGGAACGCCGGGTCGCCGAGGTCTGGGCCGAGCTGCTCAAGGTGCCGGAGGTGGGCCGCGAGGACAACTTCTTCGCCGCGGGCGGCGACTCCCTCCTGGCGACACGCCTGGTGCGCCGGCTGCGCGAGGTCGGCCTCGACGGCGTCAAGCTGGCCGATCTGTTCGCCCATCCGACGCTGGCCGAGTTCGCTGTCACGTTGTCGCTCGGCGCGGGCGCTCCGGCGCTGCCGACGCTGGTCGCCGATCCGGAGAACCGTCACCAGCCCTTCCCGCCGACCGAGGTGCAGCGGGCCTACTGGCTAGGTCGTGATGAGAGCTTCACGCTCGGGGGCGTCGCCTGCCAGTTCTACCGCGAGTACGACGTCGTCGACCTCGACGTGCCGCGGCTGGAGGCGGCCGTCAACGTCCTGGTGCGGCGGCACGAGATGTTGCGCGCCGTCTTCGATGACCAGGGCCAGCAACGCATCCTCGCGGACGTGCCGCGGTTCACGATAGAGGTCGTCGACGGCGGCGAAGATCCGGCTCAGGCGTACGAGGAGCTGCGGCGCGACTGCTCGCACCGGGTCTTCGACCCGACGCGATGGCCGCTGTTCGGCATGCGGGCGGTGCGGTCGGGCGACCGGACGCGCCTCGGCATCAGCCTGGACAACCTCATCCTCGACGCGCTCAGCATCCTCACCTTCTACTCGGAGCTCACCGCGCTTTACGAGGCGCCGGACGCTGCTTTGCCGCCGATCGGGCTGTCCTTCCGCGACTATGTGCTGACGTGCACGCCGGGACCGGAGGCGCTCGCCGCCGCGCGGGCATACTGGGCGAAGAAGCTGCCAGAGCTGCCGCCGGCGCCGCAGCTGCCGCTCGCCAGAGACCCGGCCGAGGTGGGGCGCCCGCGCTTCACGCGCCACGAGGGCAGCGTCGACGCGAGCCGATGGCGCCGCATCGTCGAGCGCGCAGGCGAGCACGGCGTCACGCCGTCCACGGTCCTGCTCACGGCGTTCGCCGAGGTGCTCAGCCGCTGGTGCAGCCGACCCGACCTCACGCTCAACCTGACGCTGTTCGATCGCCGCGAGGTGCATCCCGACATCCACACGGTCATGGGCGATTTCACGTCGCTCACGTTGATCGGATACCGGCCCGCCGCCGGCGAGAGCTGGGTGACGCGAGCCCGGCGTGTCCAGAAGGAGCTGGGCGACGCGCTGGACCATCGCGACGTCTCGAGCATCTCCCTCGTTCGCGAGCTGGGCAGGTTGAGCGGCGCGCCGAGCCTGACCATGCCGGTGGTGTTCACGAGCGCCCTCGGCGTCCCCGGGGGTACCGCTGCGCCGGCCAGCGGCCCCTTCAGGAAGCAGGTGTGGGGCCTGACGCAGACCCCGCAGGTGTGGCTCGACCATCAGGTGATAGAGGCCGAGGGCGGCATCGCCCTGAACTGGGATGTGGTCGAGGACCTGTTCCCGGCGGGCCTGATCGCCACGATGTTCGATGCGTACCTGCGCGAGCTGAGCTGGCTGAGCAGCTCCGAATGGCACCTGCCTGTGCCCGATCTCATGCCCGAGCCGCAGCGGCGCGTGCGCGCGCTCGTCAACGCGACCTCCGGAGAGAGCCCACGGCGGAGCCTGCACCGCGCGTTCTTCGACCTGGCGCGCGAGCAGCCGCAACGGATCGCATTGCGCTGGGGCGAGGCCGACGTGATGAGCTACGGCGAGCTCGCGTCGCGCGCGCTGCGCCTCTCGGCCGCGCTGGCACAGCACGGCGTGGCGACAGGCGATGTCGTCGCCGTGAACCTGCCCAAGGGGCCCGATCAGATCGCCGCGGTGCTGGGGGTGCTGGCGGCCGGAGCCGCCTACCTGCCCGTCGGGGTGGATCAACCCGATGCGCGCCGCGATCGGATGCTGGGTCAGGCAGGGGTCCGCGTCGCCGTCACCGGCTCGGAGCCGAGGTGCTGGCCGGAGGGCGTCCGTCCGTGCATGTTTGGACAGGCGATGGCGTCCGCGCCAGCGCCGAGCCCGGCAGCGATCGACGCAGAGCAGCTCGCTTACATCATCTTCACCTCCGGATCGACCGGCGAGCCGAAGGGCGTTGAAATCACCCATCGCGCCGCGCTGAACACGGTGCTGGACATCAATCAACGCTTCGGCGTCGGCGCGGAAGACCGCGTCCTGGCCGTGTCTGCGCTGGATTTCGATCTGTCCGTCTACGATATCTTCGGTCTGCTGTCCGCCGGCGGCTCGCTGGTCTTGATCGAGGAGGAATCGCGGCGCGACGCGAGGCGCTGGCATGAGCTGGTGTGTCGACACGAGGTGACGATCTGGAACAGCGTTCCGACCTTGCTCGACATGCTGCTCATCGTCGGCAGCGCGGCGGAGCCGCCGGGCGCCATCCGTCTGGCGCTCGTCTCGGGCGACTGGATCAGGACGGATCTGCCCGGGCGGCTCGCCGCGCAGCGGCCCGGGTGTCGGTTCATCGCGCTCGGCGGCGCCACCGAGGCCTCCATCTGGTCCAACTTCTTCGAGGTGGACGTGGTCCAGCCGTCGTGGCGCTCGATCCCCTATGGCTATCCCTTGCGCAACCAGCTCTTTCGCGTGGTGGACGCGCATGGCCGCGACTGCCCGGACTGGGTGCCAGGCGAGCTGTGGATCGGCGGTCTCGGCGTGGCGCGCGGTTACTGCGCCGCACCGGACCTGACGGCTCGCAAGTTCGTCGGAGAGGGCGCGCGGTGGTATCGCACCGGCGACGTCGGGCGTTACTGGCCCGACGGCGCGCTGGAGTTCCTCGGCCGCACCGACACTCAGGTCAAGATCCGCGGGCATCGCATCGAGCTCGGCGAGGTGGAAGCCGCTCTGCGATCGCACCCCGGCGTGCGGGATGCGGTGGCCGTGGCGGCCTCCGGACGCCTCGCCGCCGCGGTCGTCCCTGCTGCCGTGGAGGAAGCGCGAGGCGCGATGGTCGATGGCCTGAATGGCCGCCGCCCGGACGCCGCGGCGGCGCTCAGCGCGGAGCAGCTGCGCGACCATGTCACCATGACCCTCCCGCTTCACATGGTACCAGAGAGGATCCTGGTGCTGGCCGAGCTGCCGCTCAGCGCGAACGGCAAGGTCAACCATGCCGAGATCATCAGGAGGATCTCGGCGGAAGCCGAACCCGACGCCCGGGAGGTCGAGCCCCCGCAGGGTGAATGGGAGCACGCCGTCGCGGCGCTCTGGAGCGAGCTCCTGGCCGTCGGCAACGTCGGCCGCCATCAGAGCTTCTTCCAGCTGGGCGGCGACAGCCTCCTCGCGACGCGCTTCATCGAAGCGGTGAATCAGCGCCACGCCATCATGTTGCCTCTGAGGCGCCTGTTCAACGGACCGACGCTGCGCGAGGTCGCAGCGGCGCTCGCCGCCGAGCAGGAGGCCCGCCAGGAGATCGAGGAGGGCGTGCTCTAG